AGTTCCGTGAACAGCAGAGCTTTGTCAAAGATTGGTATCCTCAATTTGTTCTAATTAGTGCTTATCCGCCTGACGAATTGAAAAAACTGATAGGCAAGTCTCGTCTTGAAAAACTAACTACGCTGACCAAACCTTTTACAATTGAAACGATACGCAATTTGGTGGAGGCTCCATCTAAAGCGGATCTCCATAATAAGCCCATTATTCGACTTAGCACAACCAATACAGAGAAGCGTAAAACGGCCTGTTTTTTTGGGACCTTTGGCTCATCTCCTTGAGACCACTGGTATCCATTTAGTTGTTGACTGGAGGCAGGATGCCTGACTGTGTATCTAAAGGGCTTTTTGTTGCAGGTAGAAGTCCTCTTTTTTCAGGAGAAGGCTTTGATAAGATGGGCTTCAGAGTACTTGGTCCAGTTTGAGCAGGGCTTAGTAGTCTATTGGTTGGGGTGGTGGCTTGTTTCTCGTTATTGGGCAAAGTTTTATTTGCAACGAGAGATTGCATAAAAGGGCTGAGGGATGAATCAGGTTGCTTTTTAGCTAAAGCTATAGCCTGACTACTAACATTATATGAGTGGGCGATGTTTCGGTTCTTTTTTAGGATTTCTTCATAGACAGATAAGCTTTTGTGAGGATATCTAAATTTTTGATAAAGCTTGGCCAGAGTAAGTTTTAATCTAACTTTTTCTCGTGGGTCGATTTGAAAATTGATGGCCTTTTGGTATGCCATCTCGGTTGGTTCAAGTTGGTCCTCAATTTCTAGCATAATCTCAGCATAGCCTTCCCAGCTTGTGGGAGAAGGAATCTTAGTGACCAGATCTTCTAAATTTTTACGTGCATCTGTGAGCTTGTTATTTAAAACCTGCAAGCGAATCATCCTTAAAATTAGCCATGATAAATCAGCAGTATTATTCTGGTTGGCATGTAAAAGCGAAGATGCAAAGTCCCCTTTGAAAGGACGGTACAACGGGTCCCCCACCATGGTCATGGTCCAGGATAGGGCAGGCTGAGCACTGTAGGCTGCTTCAGCAAATGATAACCCGCTCATAAGGCTAGCATAGAATATTGCAATGTTGGGTGTGAATCTTAAATAGGGTTCATATACAGAGCCCATGGTAGCACAGGCTCCTTTGCTAAGGAGGGGGCCAACCCAGAATTTTTTTGAGTTGCGGACACTACCTGCACTAAAAGAGTGAAGGTGATACGCGATAGCTCCAGGTCGAAAACGAAAATGTTCTTGATTAAGTGCGCCTGCTATATTGCCAGAATACCAGCCGGCATAGATTGCAGCATCTGGGATAGGTATGAATGGGGCAAAGATTGGGCCTTTATTATCGAGAGTGGTGTGCAATCCGGATTTTTTCAAGATCTCTGCACTATTAGTGATCCACAAATCCCCAATATAATAACGATCTTTGGAGTCAGAAATACCTCGTGCATCAAAGTACGCTTTTCCAGTCAATTCAGTTTTCTCAATTCGAATAGGCTCATCAATCATTCTTTTGACTATCTTGGTGCTAGGGCCGTCAAGTCGGCAGACCAGTGTCATTTTATCTGCAAAACTTTGATTAAATGGCCTAGGTTCTCTTTCATAATAATAAGGATTGAGAACAAATGCCTCTAATGGATATTTTTCATATCCAATAAGAGCTAGCTCCGAATCCACAGAAGCGTAGTCATGCAAAAGATTGGTAGGCAAACGAAGTGAAGGAGTATAATTGGGATCCTTCGAAATTTTAAGGGGGACTCCTTTGATAAGAACGATGGCCCATAGTGGAAAATTTTTTGCTCCTTTAATCTTTATTTTCTCTTGCGTTAGTAGCTTGAGAGTTGCAGGTTTACGCTCAAGTAATCTTTTTTCTAGAAGATACGCTTCAAGAGGTTTACGAATAAATTTGTCATATTGTTCTCGAGTAATTTGCTCTGTTATGGGTGCATTAACCGCTAATATTCGGTCATTGGGTATGTTGCGCTTTTGGGCGTAATATTCTGCCAACTCTTTGGAATCAGGAGCATTATGATTGTATATAACGAGTATCTTCTGATGCCCACTTTCCGTAAAGCTAGTTTGAGCATAAATACATGAATGCAGAAAGGTGACGGTAGCAACGAGAGTATGGTTAGCTATTAATTGTCTGACCCTAAAAAGAATGGACTTCAGCATTTTTAATTAAATATAAAGAATAACATAGATATAGTCCAATTGCTACACATCAAGAACATAACTTGGAAGTTCCCTTTATTTAGCTTATAGTATGATAATATGATTGCTCCGGTAAAAAACGACAAAATCATTGAAAAAATCCAAGACGAGCAAAGAATATCTGAGGATGAATGCCTGCAATTGTATTATGCACCATTGCCAGAATTGGGTGAGCTTGCAGATTTGAGACGTAGGCAGAAAAAGTCCGCGGCATTTGATGGCAAGGGAGACGTTATCGTAACTTACATAATCGACCGTAACATCAACTATACGAATGTCTGCGATGTCTATTGCAAGTTTTGTAATTTTTATCGCACTCAGAAAGACAAAGATCACTATGTGCTTACGCATGAGGAATTTGATGCTAAGATAGATGAATTAGTAGCACTAGGTGGAAATCAGATTTTGATGCAGGGCGGACATCATCCTGAATTGGGTATAGATTATTACGTCGATTTACTGAATCATCTACGCGATAAGTACCCTCAAGTGAATGTGCACGGTTTTTCCCCGCCAGAATTTAACCACTTTGCAGACGTTTTTGAAATGTCTTTAGCCGAAGTGATCAAAGTTTTTAAGGACGCAGGTTTAGGTTCTATTCCTGGTGGTGGTGGGGAAATTCTAGTAGATCGAGTCAGAGAAAGAATTTCACCCAGGAAGTGCAATGCAGACCAGTGGTTAGAAGTGATGAGGCAAGCGCATTTACAAGGACTCCATTCAAGTGCCACTATGATGTTTGGGCATGTTGAAACAATTGAGGATCGAATTTTTCATCTGAAGCGGCTTAGGGATTTACAGGATGAAACTGGTGGTTTTACAGCATTTATTTGTTGGACTTTTCAACCGGATGGAACAGTGCTAAAGGCTGACACGGCGGGACCGCATGAGTATCTACGCATGCAAGCACTCTCTAGAATCTATCTAGATAACTTTGATAATATTCAAGCTTCTTGGGTAACCCAAGGCCCTCAAATTGGTCAGCTAGCTTTGGAGTTTGGTGCTAATGATTTTGGAAGCCTGATGATGGAAGAGAATGTCGTTTCTCAAGCCGGAGCCAGTTTTCGTTTGGAGCTAAAAGAAATTAAATCGTTGATCAAGGATGCAGGGTATAAGCCTGTGCAAAGAGACAACTGGTATAAAGCTGTAGGTGATGAAGTGTAGTAGACTCAATCTACAGGGTTATCTGTTTTGGATAAGGTAAAAGTTTTGATTCCTTCCTCTTGAACGAATTGCCGGTCAATCCGAATGGCTAAACGCTTTTGTGCTTCTTCTTCCCAGTCAGACTGCTCAAGCCTTTTAGGACGCCCAAGATAGTATCCTTGAACATAGTTTACGCCAAGCACTTTGAGAATTTCTAAGCAATCTTCTGTTTCGACAAATTCTGCAACTGTTTGCATTTTTAAATGATGTGAAATGGTGTTAATACTGTGAACAAAGACGCGGTCAGATAAATCATTTACAATATCTCGAACAAATGAACCGTCGATCTTTACAATGTGGACAGGAAGATTCTTAAGAAGAGATAATGAGGAGAAGCCTTTGCCAAAGTCATCTAGAGCAAATCTAAAGCCTGCTTTAGTAAGTTGTCTGATAGTTTCCTCTGCTTGCCCTAGGTTAGAAATCATGACGCTTTCCGTTAATTCAATGATGATTTGGTTAGAATCAATGTTTTTAGAGAATGCCAAATCTTCAATAATATTGGGCAGGTTAGGGTCCGAAATAGTATCTCCTGAAAGGTTAACAGAGAAACAGCATTCTGGATGCTCGCCGAGGACACTAAAGGTTTTATCCAATACCATATAGTCTATTTCCTTGGATAATCCGAATCGTTCTACAGATGGTAAGAAGAGGGTTGGCGGAACTATAGTACCATCTTTGTCTCTGAATCTCAAAAGGGTTTCGTAGAAGGCTATACCATCTGTTTCAATATTGACTATAGGTTGATGCCAAAGTTCAAAACGATCGTGATGAAGAGCCTCTTGGATACGATTAAGCCAATCTCCGTCTGTTTCCATCGTTTGCATTTCTTCTGAGTGGTTGTCAAAGAGTTCTACACGATTCCTACCGCGAGACTTTGCCATATAGCAGGCAGCGTCTGAGGAAGAAATAATGCTTTCAGCTTTATCATCCGCTTTAATTTCGGATACGCCTATCGAAGCAGAGATATTGCAAACACGGTTGGAATCATCAATACTTGTGATAACTACTTCTTGAAGCAACTCGTTGATTCGTTCGGCCACTTGCCTGGCTTGTGTTAGATTAGTATTAGCCAAGATTACTACAAATTCATCTCCTCCGAAACGAAAGACGTGATCTTCCCCGCGTGTGGCTTTGAGTAATAGTTCCGCAACTTGAACCAATAGACGGTCGCCAGCACTATGCCCACCCATAGTGTCGTTAATCATTTTGAAATTGTCGAGATCAAGATAAATGAGGGAGTAGTCTTTCCCATCTTGAACTTCTTGTATCGCAAATTCTACACTTCCCAGTAGTCTGGTGCGATTGAGAAGCCCAGTTAAAGAATCTCTTTCTGCAAGGTAGGTCATCTTTTCTTGGGTTTTCTGTCGTTCGGTGATGTCATTTCCGGTGCAAACAATGTGTCTGATATCTCCGCACTCCGTGTAAACGGCAGAGCATGACCAAGAGACATAACGTATTTGTTGGTCTTTGGAGACTAGCTGAGCGTCAAAGCGAATCGTATCAGAAAAAAGCTTTGATTGGCGCAATTTGTTTTGAACTCTTTCTCTTTCTTCATCAGAAATAAATGCATTTTCAAAAGTGCTGTTCATCAACTCAGCTTCACTTAAGGCACTTAATTGGCGACTGGTTCGGTTATAACGAACGACCTTATAGTCAGGAGTCAAGACAACAATAAGAGCACCTGCTGATTCGATAACTGTATTGATGAGATCTTTCTCATTCTTTAATTGAGACTCTAGCTCTTTCCTATGCAATAGTTCTAGAACATGTTGCTCCGCTATTCCGAAGCGCACTTTTAAAATATCTTGGCGGTAAGGTTTAGCAATGTAGTCATCTGCTCCTGCAACAATGATTTGTTTGAGATCTTCCGGTTGCTCACTTGCGGTTCCGACGATCAGGTAATGAAATTCGCCCTTTGGTTGCAATTTTAGCCAGTTACAAAATTGTGTACCATTCATCCCAGGTAGTTGCAGATTGAGTACGATGAGAGGGTAGTCATCAGCCTTTAATATCTCCATCGCCTCTTCTGCTCTATTACAGGTTTTTACAGTATGGCCTCGATTTTTAAATACCTTGGCGATGATGACACGCGTGACAGGGTCATCTTCTATGATAAGGGTCTTGAAAATGGGGTTGCTGTCAGGCGAGTTGGACATAAGAAGATCTAGTATTTATATCGGCTATAAATGG
The nucleotide sequence above comes from Verrucomicrobiota bacterium. Encoded proteins:
- a CDS encoding TIGR03790 family protein; protein product: MLKSILFRVRQLIANHTLVATVTFLHSCIYAQTSFTESGHQKILVIYNHNAPDSKELAEYYAQKRNIPNDRILAVNAPITEQITREQYDKFIRKPLEAYLLEKRLLERKPATLKLLTQEKIKIKGAKNFPLWAIVLIKGVPLKISKDPNYTPSLRLPTNLLHDYASVDSELALIGYEKYPLEAFVLNPYYYEREPRPFNQSFADKMTLVCRLDGPSTKIVKRMIDEPIRIEKTELTGKAYFDARGISDSKDRYYIGDLWITNSAEILKKSGLHTTLDNKGPIFAPFIPIPDAAIYAGWYSGNIAGALNQEHFRFRPGAIAYHLHSFSAGSVRNSKKFWVGPLLSKGACATMGSVYEPYLRFTPNIAIFYASLMSGLSFAEAAYSAQPALSWTMTMVGDPLYRPFKGDFASSLLHANQNNTADLSWLILRMIRLQVLNNKLTDARKNLEDLVTKIPSPTSWEGYAEIMLEIEDQLEPTEMAYQKAINFQIDPREKVRLKLTLAKLYQKFRYPHKSLSVYEEILKKNRNIAHSYNVSSQAIALAKKQPDSSLSPFMQSLVANKTLPNNEKQATTPTNRLLSPAQTGPSTLKPILSKPSPEKRGLLPATKSPLDTQSGILPPVNN
- the mqnC gene encoding cyclic dehypoxanthinyl futalosine synthase; this translates as MIAPVKNDKIIEKIQDEQRISEDECLQLYYAPLPELGELADLRRRQKKSAAFDGKGDVIVTYIIDRNINYTNVCDVYCKFCNFYRTQKDKDHYVLTHEEFDAKIDELVALGGNQILMQGGHHPELGIDYYVDLLNHLRDKYPQVNVHGFSPPEFNHFADVFEMSLAEVIKVFKDAGLGSIPGGGGEILVDRVRERISPRKCNADQWLEVMRQAHLQGLHSSATMMFGHVETIEDRIFHLKRLRDLQDETGGFTAFICWTFQPDGTVLKADTAGPHEYLRMQALSRIYLDNFDNIQASWVTQGPQIGQLALEFGANDFGSLMMEENVVSQAGASFRLELKEIKSLIKDAGYKPVQRDNWYKAVGDEV
- a CDS encoding EAL domain-containing protein, which encodes MSNSPDSNPIFKTLIIEDDPVTRVIIAKVFKNRGHTVKTCNRAEEAMEILKADDYPLIVLNLQLPGMNGTQFCNWLKLQPKGEFHYLIVGTASEQPEDLKQIIVAGADDYIAKPYRQDILKVRFGIAEQHVLELLHRKELESQLKNEKDLINTVIESAGALIVVLTPDYKVVRYNRTSRQLSALSEAELMNSTFENAFISDEERERVQNKLRQSKLFSDTIRFDAQLVSKDQQIRYVSWSCSAVYTECGDIRHIVCTGNDITERQKTQEKMTYLAERDSLTGLLNRTRLLGSVEFAIQEVQDGKDYSLIYLDLDNFKMINDTMGGHSAGDRLLVQVAELLLKATRGEDHVFRFGGDEFVVILANTNLTQARQVAERINELLQEVVITSIDDSNRVCNISASIGVSEIKADDKAESIISSSDAACYMAKSRGRNRVELFDNHSEEMQTMETDGDWLNRIQEALHHDRFELWHQPIVNIETDGIAFYETLLRFRDKDGTIVPPTLFLPSVERFGLSKEIDYMVLDKTFSVLGEHPECCFSVNLSGDTISDPNLPNIIEDLAFSKNIDSNQIIIELTESVMISNLGQAEETIRQLTKAGFRFALDDFGKGFSSLSLLKNLPVHIVKIDGSFVRDIVNDLSDRVFVHSINTISHHLKMQTVAEFVETEDCLEILKVLGVNYVQGYYLGRPKRLEQSDWEEEAQKRLAIRIDRQFVQEEGIKTFTLSKTDNPVD